A window of the Camelus ferus isolate YT-003-E chromosome 22, BCGSAC_Cfer_1.0, whole genome shotgun sequence genome harbors these coding sequences:
- the IQCN gene encoding IQ domain-containing protein N isoform X2 → MQQATQLQVPPSGQSSHQPIPNLQDKAGTPRPQPQHQPPASKETLLQQPDKDKTVARHIPHLRAVVESQAFKNVLVDEMDMMLSRAATLIQANWRGYRLRQKLISQMMAAKAIQEAWRRFNTRRLLRSGKTVEKRVKMEERDIPYHPPQQVRFQHPEEGKSLLAPPIMLSKETQFPSSDSLATYTEQLALLQSQGMSQPGVQATCAVGGPSVTFLPHQAVAIKLPCPVSLEAKCHPCLLTGTVRSSCVVHVEGDTTKTKPVTGRANKAGATGPPLSGRYAQAVHGQLKTQTQAHMEAEVFKAPPQTGPTSVITKTPPQPVPTITVTKTPLQMYPAARITKTPLQPCPVPMVTITKTPLQVHLAAPVTKTPAQTYPAATVTKTPLQSCLAAMMNKIPPQPCPAPMVTITKAPPQVYPAAPVTKTPPQTYPPAMMTKTPLQSCLAAMMNKIQSQPCPAPAITITKTPPQPCPVTPMTKTPVQMRPTASVTNTSPQTRPAAMMTKIPPQLCLLASMIKSPPQTRPTATMTKTPPQTCMVPMMAKTSPQMRLAATMTKTQLQTCQAATMAKTPSHQMLQGGSVTKAPPQTRLAAMITKTPAQLRSVATILRTLCLPPPAAAENPKPSLSAAAAAGIPDTSSHTCLSGPKTKAVGNTRQAAGVVKVSSRSYLTEGKVKYFSPSHLGAGAPKVPAKPPLEGEKIKAFSQKQVKMETVFDTSVAMEMPGALSWAKVAEDRNKQAHLRADIMKIQSRVYAPVETAVVPQAQLDTCPDRVSPPAQPGSCSTTISSQRHLLAELTRALPQAHLGTCLSKPLSQAYLSTKLTKAPSQGYPPSPAELTAAPAQPHLATCLSKVQSQAHLPTKLTKAQSQAQLVTGAIKIQSQAHLPAGLTKAQSQAQLVTETAKCLHAAHQAAELSSKTQSQPLLIGFKASTQPCQHISALGTLPRAKPEDRLTQLPSHSHVQAKATQGPCQGVSETQNVLVPLLASAGHTTCNVESWGDSGATRAQPSMTSSAPPCQEELAASQLASLCAELAAVLGSQEDLRALLAKALSQGEVRAALNQALSKEVLGATMAKALPQGILGTALVKALSWGELGTTLSRALSQGELRAELTKAIQGRLADVLSKALTEEERATFNQALCQGELGAVLSQSLSQAALRSGVVLPKAASKTAGSRMTVMPTPVEVDYRGSPSAAWGPTLGSMRLQPGKGPKDAGVSGGQAWNSVVPSVAVGRRNSTVAPCGAWEPPRDAVPWDAMGSKVAVDPRQPGELVASVQAVEKIIIHAVVIIQACTRGYLVRRTIKIWHQWAIIIQAAWRGYCVRRDLARLCRAVTIIQAAWRGFCTRRSHAQQMLLPSMWAEVGARARSTSDHRCFQSCQPHDCTLCRSLSSGLGSPPSVVMLVGSSPRTCHMCGHTLPTRVVHGMGRGAAVQAVMPRSCITQSTPRSPRQPHPPNKAATAIQSAWRGFTVRRRLKQQQLAAKTLQATWRGHSTRASLTTDALLGSAIWDNSRHTQWPGI, encoded by the exons ATGCAGCAAGCAACACAGCTACAGGTGCCACCCAGTGGGCAGAGCTCCCACCAGCCCATCCCTAATCTTCAAGACAAAGCGGGGACACCACGTCCACAGCCCCAGCACCAGCCACCTGCATCCAAGGAGACCCTCCTGCAACAGCCTGACAAGGACAAGACGGTGGCTCGCCATATCCCACACCTCCGGGCTGTGGTCGAGAGCCAGGCCTTCAAGAATGTCCTGGTGGACGAGATGGACATGATGCTTTCCCGCGCAGCCACCCTCATCCAGGCCAACTGGAGGGGCTACCGGCTCCGGCAGAAGCTGATCTCTCAGATGATGGCGGCCAAGGCCATCCAGGAGGCCTGGCGACGCTTCAACACCAGGCGCCTCCTCCGATCTGGCAAGACGGTggagaaaagagtgaaaatggaGGAGAGGGACATTCCTTACCACCCACCCCAGCAGGTGCGGTTCCAGCATCCAGAAGAGGGCAAATCCCTTCTGGCCCCACCCATCATGCTGAGCAAGGAGACTCAGTTCCCATCCTCTGACAGCCTGGCCACTTACACCGAACAGCTGGCCCTGCTACAGTCCCAGGGCATGTCACAGCCTGGTGTGCAGGCTACATGTGCCGTTGGAGGCCCCAGTGTCACCTTCCTGCCACATCAAGCTGTCGCCATCAAACTTCCATGTCCAGTGAGTCTAGAGGCAAAGTGCCACCCATGCCTGCTGACAGGAACTGTCAGAAGTTCCTGCGTTGTCCATGTAGAAGGCGACACAACAAAGACCAAGCCAGTAACTGGCAGAGCCAACAAGGCAGGAGCCACAGGGCCACCACTGTCCGGAAGGTATGCCCAGGCAGTACATGGACAGCTCAAGACCCAGACTCAGGCCCACATGGAAGCAGAGGTCTTCAAAGCCCCACCCCAGACAGGCCCAACATCTGTGATAACCAagaccccaccccagccagtgCCCACCATAACAGTCACCAAGACCCCGCTTCAGATGTACCCAGCAGCCAGGATAACCAAGACCCCACTCCAGCCTTGCCCAGTGCCCATGGTAACAATAACCAAGACCCCACTCCAGGTACACCTGGCAGCTCCAGTGACCAAGACCCCAGCCCAGACATACCCGGCAGCCACAGTGACCAAGACCCCACTCCAGTCATGCCTGGCGGCCATGATGAACAAGATCCCACCCCAGCCATGCCCGGCACCAATGGTAACAATAACCAAGGCCCCACCCCAAGTGTACCCGGCAGCCCCAGTGACTAAGACTCCACCCCAGACGTACCCACCAGCCATGATGACCAAGACCCCACTCCAGTCGTGCCTGGCAGCCATGATGAACAAGATCCAATCCCAGCCGTGCCCAGCACCTGCAATAACAATAACCAAGACCCCACCCCAGCCATGCCCAGTAACCCCAATGACCAAGACCCCAGTCCAGATGCGGCCAACAGCCTCAGTGACTAACACTTCACCTCAGACACGCCCAGCAGCCATGATGACCAAGATCCCACCCCAGTTATGCCTGTTGGCCTCAATGATCAAGTCCCCACCCCAGACACGCCCCACAGCCACCATGACCAAGACCCCGCCCCAGACGTGCATGGTGCCGATGATGGCCAAGACCTCACCCCAGATGCGCCTGGCAGCTACGATGACCAAGACCCAATTGCAGACATGTCAGGCAGCCACAATGGCCAAGACCCCATCTCATCAGATGCTCCAAGGAGGCTCGGTGACCAAGGCTCCTCCCCAGACACGCCTGGCAGCCATGATAACTAAGACCCCGGCACAGTTACGCTCAGTAGCCACCATCCTCAGGACCCTATGCCTGCCCCCTCCAGCAGCAGCTGAAAATCCGAAACCTTCACTttcagcagcggcagcagcaggaaTTCCTGACACCTCATCCCACACCTGTCTAAGTGGGCCAAAGACCAAGGCTGTGGGGAACaccaggcaggcagcaggggtgGTCAAAGTCTCGTCCCGCTCATATTTGACTGAGGGAAAGGTGAAATATTTCTCCCCGTCACATCTGGGGGCTGGGGCTCCCAAGGTTCCAGCCAAGCCTCCTTTGGAAGGTGAGAAAATCAAGGCCTTCTCCCagaaacaagtgaaaatggaaaccGTGTTTGATACCAGTGTCGCCATGGAAATGCCTGGGGCTTTGTCCTGGGCAAAAGTGGCTGAGGACAGGAACAAGCAGGCCCACCTGAGGGCTGATATCATGAAGATCCAATCCCGGGTGTATGCGCCTGTAGAAACAGCTGTGGTGCCCCAGGCACAGCTGGACACGTGTCCCGACAGAGTTTCGCCTCCGGCACAGCCAGGCTCATGTTCAACCACCATCTCATCCCAGAGACATCTGCTCGCTGAGCTGACCagggctctgccccaggcccactTGGGCACGTGTCTGTCCAAGCCCCTATCCCAGGCATATCTGTCTACCAAGCTGACCAAAGCCCCGTCCCAGGGGTATCCACCGTCACCTGCTGAgctgactgcagccccagcccagccacatCTAGCCACGTGTCTGTCCAAGGTGCAGTCCCAGGCCCACCTGCCCACCAAGCTGACCAAAGCTCAGTCCCAGGCACAGCTGGTCACAGGAGCGATAAAGATCCAGTCCCAAGCCCATCTGCCCGCAGGGCTGACTAAGGCGCAGTCCCAGGCCCAGCTGGTCACAGAAACAGCCAAGTGCCTCCATGCAGCCCACCAGGCTGCCGAGCTCAGCAGCAAGACCCAGTCCCAGCCACTCCTGATTGGGTTCAAAGCTtccacccagccctgccagcacatCAGTGCCCTGGGCACTCTGCCCCGAGCCAAGCCAGAGGACAGACTGACCCAGCTCCCGTCCCATAGCCATGTGCAGGCCAAGGCCACCCAGGGCCCATGCCAGGGGGTCTCTGAGACCCAGAACGTGCTGGTGCCTCTGCTGGCATCTGCTGGGCACACCACGTGCAACGTCGAATCCTGGGGGGACAGCGGGGCCACCCGGGCCCAGCCGTCAATGACCAGCTCGGCCCCGCCCTGCCAGGAGGAGCTGGCAGCCTCCCAGCTGGCCTCCCTATGTGCTGAGCTAGCCGCCGTGCTGGGCTCCCAGGAGGACCTCCGTGCCCTGCTGGCGAAAGCCCTCTCCCAAGGGGAAGTGAGGGCGGCCCTGAACCAGGCCCTGTCCAAAGAAGTCTTGGGAGCCACAATGGCCaaggccctgccccagggcatCCTGGGCACGGCACTGGTGAAGGCGCTGTCCTGGGGCGAGCTGGGCACCACCCTGTCCCGCGCCTTGTCCCAGGGTGAGCTGCGGGCGGAACTCACTAAGGCCATTCAAGGCCGACTGGCGGATGTGCTCAGCAAGGCCCTGACGGAGGAGGAGAGGGCCACCTTCAACCAGGCCCTGTGTCAGGGGGAGCTGGGCGCTGTTCTGAGCCAGTCTTTGTCTCAGGCAGCCTTGAGGTCTGGAGTTGTCCTTCCCAAGGCTGCCTCGAAAACAGCGGGAAGCAGGATGACGGTGATGCCGACCCCAGTGGAGGTGGACTACAGGGGGAGCCCGTCGGCTGCCTGGGGGCCCACCCTGGGCTCCATGAGACTACAGCCTGGCAAG GGCCCTAAGGACGCTGGCGTATCTGGTGGCCAAGCGTGGAACTCCGTCGTCCCCAGTGTAGCGGTTGGGCGCAGGAACAGCACCGTGGCCCCTTGTGGTGCGTGGGAGCCACCCAGGGACGCTGTGCCATGGGATGCCATGGGCAGCAAAGTGGCAGTGGATCCCAGACAGCCAGGGGAGCTGGTGGCGTCAGTGCAGGCTGTGGAGAAGATAATCATCCACGCCGTGGTCATTATCCAGGCATGTACACGAGGCTACCTGGTGCGCCGTACCATCAAGATTTGGCACCAGTGGGCCATCATCATCCAGGCTGCCTGGCGTGGCTACTGTGTGCGGCGGGACCTGGCCCGGCTCTGCAGGGCTGTCACAATAATCCAGGCTGCATGGCGAGGCTTCTGCACCCGCCGGAGTCATGCTCAGCAAATGCTGCTCCCAAGCATGTGGGCGGAGGTGGGCGCCAGGGCCAGGTCTACATCTGACCACCGCTGCTTCCAGTCCTGCCAGCCACATGACTGTACCCTCTGCCGGTCACTGAGCTCCGGGCTGGGGAGCCCACCCAGCGTGGTGATGCTTGTGGGATCCAGCCCCCGCACGTGCCACATGTGTGGCCACACCCTGCCCACGAGAGTGGTGCATGGCATGGGCCGGGGTGCTGCGGTCCAGGCTGTCATGCCTCGGAGCTGCATTACCCAGTCAACACCTCGGAGCCCCCGCCAACCCCATCCCCCGAACAAGGCGGCCACGGCCATCCAGTCCGCCTGGAGGGGCTTCACTGTACGCCGCCGGCTGAAGCAGCAACAGCTAGCAGCCAAGACGCTTCAAGCCACCTGGCGCGGCCACTCCACCAGGGCCTCCCTCACCACGGATGCACTTTTGGGATCGGCGATATGGGACAACTCGCGACACACGCAGTGGCCTGGCATCTAG